The nucleotide window GAGAAGGTCCCAAGGGTCCGGCTGTTCGCCGGTTAAAGCGGTACGCGAGCTGGGTTTAGAACGTCGTGAGACAGTTCGGTCTCTATCTGCTGTGGGCGTAGGATATTTGAGGAGAGTCATCTTCAGTACGAGAGGACCAGGATGAACGAACCTCTGGTGTGCCAGCTGTTCCGCCAGGAGCAAAGGCTGGGTAGCCATGTTCGGAATGGATAAGCGCTGAAAGCATCTAAGCGCCAAGCCAACTCCAAGATGAGATATCCCGGACCATAAGGTTCCTAAAGGCACCTCGAAGACTACGAGGTTGATAGGCTCTAGGTGTAAGCACAGTAATGTGTTCAGCCGAGGAGTACTAATCTGCCGTGCGGCTTGACCACTTTGTCTTTATTATCTTTGTGCTCTAAATTGACGAGATTGTCGTTTTTTTGTCATTGCGAACGCAGCGAAGGAAGCTGACGTTAAGCGTCATTGCGAGCGAAGCGCGGCAATCTTTGTTGCGACTGAAGGATCGCTTCGCTGCGGTCGGGACCGAATTGAGCGGTGAGTTAGGTCGAGAACAACTCCCTAACTGACGCTCTCAATGGTTTCCGGTGACTTTACTAGGGGGGAAACACCCGTTCCCATTCCGAATACGGAAGTTAAGCCCCCTGAGGCCGATGGTACTGCGCTGGAAACGGCGTGGGAGAGTAGGTAGTTGCCGGGATTAATTTAAAGGCGTCAGCCATGCAAGTGGCTGGCGCCTTTTTTATGCGGAGTCGGGCCGTCCGACAAGAAGATTATGAATGTATTCGGCGTAAGGGGAGGAACCGGGTTTGCGGAGATCGTCCATGAGGGTGGTCAGGTTGAGCCGCAAGCCCATTGCAGGGTGGTCGTTTACGCGTCCGTAAGGGCGGGTGGAGCCCAATCGTGTAAACAGAATGGAGGTGTATAGCTTGGCGTGGCGCGGGTGAACCGCAACGCACATATCGTCCATCCCCAGCTTCAGGGCAGTGCGGATAAGGGCTCTAAAGAGCGCGAAGATGGTCAATACGCGGTTGTTCATGCTCGCATGATCCACCCGCTGCCAGGAAAAATCCCTGTTCACGCCCAGGGCTGCAATTTCGCACACGGCCCGCCCCTGGCGTCTTAAATTCCCGACTTCCTTTGCAAAGACGGATTCCATGGGCAGGGGCTGCGGTCCTGGGGCCAAAAGCCGGACCGTGCCGATGGTTTGTTGATGGGCCTCGGCCACATAGACCAACTGGGGCTTGTAGTTGAGGAGGTTTTGGCAGACTTCCAGCGCATTGTGGCCCAGATAGCCTTTTTTTTGGTAGAGACGCAAGAACAGGGAGGTGGCAGACTCGTGCTCTGCCTTGCTGACAGCCACACGCGTCCGCACGGAAAAATCCTGGCTCTGGGGTCTGTCCGGCGCTGAGGCCTTGGCCTCGGCGCGCGTCCAGTCTAAGGTGGACTCCGGTTGAAACATCATATTTATTGGTAGGCCTTTTTCAAAGCCAGTCACACCCTCAGGCATCCCCCATTCCGAATTCCCCGGCCAGAAGGTACTCATCTAAGCTACCACCAGGGCTTGCGGGGCGTCAATAGAGGAAAACAAGCGCTTGAAAGTGGATTATAACACTAATAATTTTAAGATGTTGTGAAAGCCATGGCTTGACAGGACCCAGGCCGGGAGAGCTATAATGCCAAATGAAGATTACGAGTATAGGAGCTGTCCTTTGACCGACGACGAATGGGCCGAGCAGCATATGGTGGCGTATATTGAGGGCCTGCTCACCGCTGATAAACTTGCCCGCTTTGAGTCTGTTGTCTCGCATTCTCCGGCAGCCCTGACCCGGATGCGGGAGTATGAGCGCATCCTGCAGGCTGCTGCCGAATCTTCCTCCGAAGCGACAAAGGAATATTGGAAGGAGAATGTGGAGCGCGTAGCAGCAAAGATATTCCACCTGGAGAATGGGCAATTCCCCGGACCCGGGCAATGGAAGGATCCGCGCAAGCTCCGGCTCAGATGGGCGGCCCTGAGCTTTGTGGCTCTTGGTCTGCTTGCAGTTTTTTTGATCTTGTAGACACTCACAGAGACGCCTCTTAGGACCTGCCAAGCTTAGGAACCCTAGGAAAAGTCCCTGGCCTCTCAATCTCTGGACTTCCCCTTTACCCCTATGCTAAACTTGCCAGAAGTATCACCGTTTCACGCGTTTAAGAGGTTTTTATGTCCGGTCACAATAAATGGTCTTCAATTAAGCACAAGAAGGGGGCAGCGGATGCCCAGCGGGGCAAACTCTTCTCCAGATTGGCGCGGGAACTCACCGTGGCCGCTCGTGAAGGCGGGGGCGAGGCAGACACCAACCCGCGATTGCGCACAGTTATCGGCAAATGCAAGGAAGCCAATATGCCTGCGGACAATATCCAACGGGCCATCAAGAAAGGCACGGGTGAGCTTCCGGGTGTTGTCTATGAAGAAGTGATGTACGAGGGCTATGGCCAGGGCGGCGTGGCCCTGCTGATCCAGGCCCTTACTGATAACAAGAATCGCACCACAGGCGAGGTGCGCAGCACGTTGAACAAACGCGGCGGCAATTTAGCCGGCGCGGGTTCTGTGGCCTGGCAGTTCAGCTCCAAGGGGTATATTGTAGTGGAAAAGGAGAAGGGCGAAGAAGAAACGGTGATGAATATCGTAATCGAGGCAGGGGCCGAGGACTTTGTGGTCGAGGATTCCTGCTATGAAATCACCACGGAGCCCATGGAGTTGGAGCGTGTGAAGCAGGCCCTCGAGAATGCCGGCGTTGTTTATCAGTCTGCGGAACTCACCATGGTTCCTGCTTCCACAGTGAAGGTAGAGGGCTCGGATGCCAAAACGCTTTTGGGTTTGATCAGTGCCTTGGAAGACTGTGAAGATGTTCAGAATGTCTACGCGAATTTTGATATTTCGGACGAGCTCTTGGAGGAGCTGAGTTCAGAGTGATGGAGCTTCGTTAAAGCAGGTGTCTGACACCTGGGAGTCGCATCATCAGATCGGCACCATTACGGGTCTTGGGTGTGGACCCCGGCTTGGGTATCACGGGCTACGGGGTCATTGAGTCGAATTCAGGGGGCTTTCAGGTGCTCGCTGCGGGTGTCGTTCAAACCCTTTCCAAGATTCCTTTAGAGCAACGCCTCATGACCCTCCATTCCGCATTGGAATCTCTCCTGAAGGAACACTGCCCTGCTGTCTTGGTTTTGGAAGAGCTCTATTCTCATTCACGGCACCCGGCCACGGCAATCACCATGGCTCATGCGCGCGGCGTTGTGTGTTTGGCTGCTGCCCGGCAGGGGATTCCCGTTGTGGGTTACGCAGCCAGGCGCGTCAAACAGGTGATTACCGGCAACGGCGCGGCAGACAAGTCTCAGGTCAATCGCATGATCGAATTCCACCTCAATTGGAGAGATCCCGAAGCCCCTTTGGACGTGACGGATGCGCTGTCCCTGGGTTTGACCTATTTGCGTTTACAGGAAACGCAGAGCCGCATGGGGCGGGTCCTTTCAGAGAGTTTGCGCCGATGATCGGGCGTATTCGCGGCAAGCTTGTTGAAATGCGAGAGGATCATCTGTTATTGGAGGTTGCGGGCATTAGTTACGAGATTCTTGTCCCGGGCGGTGTGCAGGGCCAGATATCCACGGTGCCGGGGAGTGATGAGGAACTCAGCCTGGTTATCTTCCACTATTTACAGAATGACGGGGCTCGCACGCTTCCGGTGCTTGTCGGTTTCGCAAACGAAGTGGAGCGCGAATTCTTCGAAAAGTTTATCAGTGTTTCGGGCATTGGTCCGCGCGCAGCAGTGCGGGCCTTGAACCGGCCCTTTGCGCAAGTGGCCCGTGCCGTCGATCAGGAGGACATCGCAGTCTTGAAATCCTTGCCCGGTATCGGCGCGCAGCGCGCGCGCCAGATTGTGGCGCAGCTCCAGGGCAAGGTGGGAAAGTATGCGTTGATTCGCGAAGAGGAGTCCAGTTGGACTCGCGGTGAAATGTCCGATGCACAGACAGAGGCCCTGGAAGTGTTGTTGCAGCTCCAGTACACGCGGCCGGAAGCCGAGCATATGATTGCCCAGGCTTTGGAACGGAATAGCGGGATCTGTACAGCAGAAGAGCTGCTGAACGAGGTATACAAACAACGGAGTTTGGACAGTGCTTAGTGGGCGAGTGTTACAGGGACGGTTCTTACGCCCCGGAGAGATCAGGCAGACGGTAAGAACCGTCCCTGCCCCTTGAGGAGGTTCATGATGAATCGCAAGAAATGGTTTGTTGCAGGACTTGTAGTGATTGGTGTCTTGGGATTGGGCTATGCCGTGGCTCAGGAGACCATCACCGTCACGACCTACTATCCGGCTCCTTACGGCAACTACAATACGATGGAAGTCTCCGACACATTGGAAGTGAACGATATTGCCGCTCACTCCAATGACACCGGCCGAATTACTTTCTTTGACAATGCCAAGAATGAAGTCTATGCCACCTTTACGGATGACAATGCCTGGTCCCAGATCCGGGGACCGCTCAAAGTGAATGCTCGAACCGACGGCGCGACTGCAAACTGGGCCAAACTGTGGGTTGAAGAAGGGGACGCGCTCATTTATTCAGGGGCCAATACAAACGCCCGGTTGTTTCTGCGCGGAGATCCGGCCAATTTGGTCGGAAGCTCGGAGTCCGTGCTCCAGAGCAATAGTGCTGGGGACGGGTTTGAAATGAAGAGCAAGCTGAATATCGCGCTCACAGCCGGGGTGGCTACCTTAGCCGCCGGTTCCGGAACAGCCAGCGCCGGGATTTACCTGAATGGCGCCAGCGTTCATTTTGGAGGAGGCCCTGTGCATCCTGATCTGGCCGAGGCTTTTGGCGTTCAAGGGCCGTCCATTGAGCCCGGAGATGCGGTTGTGATTGCTGACTCGACCACCGGTGCAGTCTCTCTTTCCGCCGGGGCCTATGACCCGCTGGCGATCGGCGTCTATTCCGGACAGGACACCAGCACCTTTTTGTTGGGAAGCTTGGATGGCGGGCGTGTGCCGATTGCCTTGGTGGGGCGCGTGTTTTCTAAGGTTACAACGCTTAATGGCCCGGTCAAGCGGGGAGATCCGGTGACCACATCCGGTAAGCCCGGGTATCTGATGAAGGCCACGGAAGCGGGCTCCATTGTGGGCCGGGCCCTGGAGGAACTTGAAGAAGGTGAATCCAAGATCCTCGTGTTCATTAATCCGGGTTGGTTTGAGCCCAGTGTCTCCGAAAAGCTGCTTGTCTTGGCCGGCACGGCAGTCATTCAGGCAGGAGAAGAGCAAGTGAAGGTCGCTGTTCCGGGACTGACTGCCGGGTCCAAAGTGCTTCTCACATGGAGAGGCAATATCGCCCCCGCGACTCACAGTTGGGTGGAGGCTGTGGGAGAAAACAGCTTTACCGTAGCGGTGAACTTGCCTGTGGGAAATGACGTGGCTTTTGACTATCAGGTTATGGAGTAAAGTAGAGCGACTATGGAAGATCCCTTTGACGCAGATATCCATTCGCGCGCAATAGCCCCCGAGGAGGCGGACGAAGACCAGGTCCTGGGTCTTTCCCTTCGGCCCAAAACCCTGGACGAGTTCGTGGGACAGCGCGCAGTGACCGCTAACTTGGATATCGCGATCCGGGCGGCCAAGGGCCGGGGCGAACCGCTGGAACACCTGTTGTTCTGCGGTCCCCCGGGCCTGGGTAAGACTACGCTCGCGCATATTGTGGCCGCGGAGATGGGAGCCAAGATCACGGCCACCAGCGGCCCGGCGCTCGAGCGGGCAGGGGACCTGATCGGGCTTCTCACCAATTTGGCTGAAGGCGATGTGCTCTTTATCGACGAGATCCATCGTCTCTCCAAGGTGGTGGAGGAATTTCTCTATCCGGCGATGGAGGATTTCCAAATTGATTTTCTGATCGACAAAGGCCCGTATGCCAAAACCATTAAATTCAATCTCAAGAGATTTACCTTGGTGGGCGCAACCACGCGCGTAGGTTTGTTGAGCAGCCCTCTGCGCAGCCGTTTCGGCATGTCCGAACACATGGATTTTTATGAGGTCGAAGATCTCACCCGCATTGTCTTGCGTTCGGCCGGGCTCTTATCTTGCGAGCTTCAATGCGAGGCTGCCTCGGAGATCGCGCGCCGGTCGCGCGGCACGCCGCGTGTGGCCAATCGTCTGTTGCGCCGTGTGCGTGATTATGCTCAGGTCATGGAGGACGGTCACATTACGCGGGAGAATGCGTGCATGGCCCTGGAATCCCAGGGCATTGACGGGGCAGGGTTGGACGCATTTGACCGCAAATTATTGGAGACGCTTATTCGTGTGTACGACGGCGGTCCGGTCGGAGTCGAATCCCTGGCTGCCACGCTCAATGAAGAAACGGACACACTCTCCGATGTCTTGGAACCCTATTTGTTGAAAGCAGGGTTCCTTAAACGCACGCCGCGCGGCCGGCAGGTGACGCGTCTGGCGTATGAACATTTCCAAATGGAGCGGACTCATCAAAACAATTCTCAGAAGGAGTTCTTTACTTCAGCCTAGTAGGACTGCGGGGGCGGGCTTTTCGAAGCTGGAGATTCTTATTGTTACGCTGATTCTTGCGATACTGGCCACAGTGGCCGTACCGCAGTATCTGCGGTCAGTGGAATCCAGCAGGCAGGTCGAGGCGATCGAAATTCTCGCCGAGATCCGCCGTGCCGAGTATCGCTACAACGCAAAGGCAGGGCACTTTACCGGAGAGCTCGCGGACTTGAGCTTTGAGGACGCCGAGCTCCTGGACGATCCCTTCTTTGCCTTCGATATTCCGTCGGCGACGAAGAGCACGTTTATTCTCCGGGCCTTGCGCAATGATTCCAAGCGGCTCAAAGAGACTCCGGCCTACGCGATCACCATGGATCACAAGGGCAATCTCAACCGCGGTATTTAGAGGTCTAGGCTTAGGGACGGATCTAAAGGGACAGTTCTCACAAAGCTTTAGGGGACTGTCCCTAGCTTCAGGGGACATATCTCCGGAGGAGATGTGTCCCTGTCAACAACAGGAGCCGTCCCTGACATTATTTGGCGAGATATGTTTCACATTTTTTGTACATTGTGTTTGCTGACGATGCTGCCGTTGTCTTTTGCAACGCCGGTCTATGCCATGGGCTCGCGCCCGCTCTCTGAACCCGGTGACGCGCAGGTGAAAGTCGCAGTGGCTCAAGGGCAGGAAAACGTGGCTCTTATGGTGCGCGGGGGATATACGTTGCAGGCCCTCGGCACGGGTGAGGCAGTGGCTGATTCCGCCCAAGGCATGGATGTTCTTAGTCTGACTCCGCATGACAGTGGACTGCTTCTTAACGGAGAAAGGCTGGGTCTTTTTGGCCTGAGGCTTTGCCCGCTCAAAGAAGGCAATCTTTGGGTGGACGGGAAGCGGCTTCGCGGCAATCTCTGTGTGCTGCGGGAAAAGGATCGCACCCTGACGGTGATCAATGAAGTGGGGGTGGAGAATTACCTCGCAGGCGTGATGCGGGGGGAGTTGCCCAAGGGCTGGCCTGCCGCAGCGTATGAGGCTCAGGCCATTGCCTCCCGCACTTTTGCCCTGTACCGGACTGTGGAGCGCTTCGACCGGGACTATGCGCTCACAAGTGACGTTTCATCACAGGTTTACGAAGGAAAGTCCGCCGAGACCTGGGCCTCGAAC belongs to Candidatus Omnitrophota bacterium and includes:
- the ruvB gene encoding Holliday junction branch migration DNA helicase RuvB encodes the protein MEDPFDADIHSRAIAPEEADEDQVLGLSLRPKTLDEFVGQRAVTANLDIAIRAAKGRGEPLEHLLFCGPPGLGKTTLAHIVAAEMGAKITATSGPALERAGDLIGLLTNLAEGDVLFIDEIHRLSKVVEEFLYPAMEDFQIDFLIDKGPYAKTIKFNLKRFTLVGATTRVGLLSSPLRSRFGMSEHMDFYEVEDLTRIVLRSAGLLSCELQCEAASEIARRSRGTPRVANRLLRRVRDYAQVMEDGHITRENACMALESQGIDGAGLDAFDRKLLETLIRVYDGGPVGVESLAATLNEETDTLSDVLEPYLLKAGFLKRTPRGRQVTRLAYEHFQMERTHQNNSQKEFFTSA
- a CDS encoding crossover junction endodeoxyribonuclease RuvC, giving the protein MGVDPGLGITGYGVIESNSGGFQVLAAGVVQTLSKIPLEQRLMTLHSALESLLKEHCPAVLVLEELYSHSRHPATAITMAHARGVVCLAAARQGIPVVGYAARRVKQVITGNGAADKSQVNRMIEFHLNWRDPEAPLDVTDALSLGLTYLRLQETQSRMGRVLSESLRR
- a CDS encoding YebC/PmpR family DNA-binding transcriptional regulator, whose translation is MSGHNKWSSIKHKKGAADAQRGKLFSRLARELTVAAREGGGEADTNPRLRTVIGKCKEANMPADNIQRAIKKGTGELPGVVYEEVMYEGYGQGGVALLIQALTDNKNRTTGEVRSTLNKRGGNLAGAGSVAWQFSSKGYIVVEKEKGEEETVMNIVIEAGAEDFVVEDSCYEITTEPMELERVKQALENAGVVYQSAELTMVPASTVKVEGSDAKTLLGLISALEDCEDVQNVYANFDISDELLEELSSE